In one Culex quinquefasciatus strain JHB chromosome 2, VPISU_Cqui_1.0_pri_paternal, whole genome shotgun sequence genomic region, the following are encoded:
- the LOC6031964 gene encoding SET domain-containing protein SmydA-8, whose amino-acid sequence MSGEAFKVLECPELGRYAVTTKKLKAGEELFEEKPFAIGPKSDSPPVCLECCVPVDGSAFGPKCPQCGWPLCEECVRSVVYHKAECDLFVKNKVKFQNVDDSTAGCVQLDCITPLRVLLAKEADPERWNAEISKMQDHREERRGSTSWDADQKNVVEFLRSECGLKDRCSEELIQQVIGILEVNAFEARTSSGYTIRGLYPKLAIMAHSCVPNVVHSIHPSKDYRLTARTAIDVEEGSKLYTTYTYTLSGTMVRQAALKSTKYFTCQCKRCLDPTELGTHFSSLKCQKCDNGVIVSSKPTDEEAEWHCTHCEYKLKGASMAKAIQVMQAEIDELAYMEYGPERLENFERVFKKYRSVLHPLHFINTFIRNSLIELYGRIPGYMMPELPDILLERKIELCKDILRVIDVFEPGKSRSRAMLLYELHAPIVVLAQSEYAHGSLDGEPLKKRLQEAIALLEESSEILKWEDPTTPEGILANVAKQSMVQLRQSMEIANLGK is encoded by the exons ATGAGCGGAGAAGCGTTCAAAGTGCTGGAGTGCCCCGAGTTGGGTCGGTATGCGGTCACCACGAAGAAGCTGAAGGCCGGCGAGGAACTGTTCGAGGAGAAACCGTTCGCGATCGGTCCCAAGTCGGACAGTCCGCCGGTTTGTTTGGAGTGTTGTGTTCCGGTAGATGGCAGTGCCTTTGGACCAAAGTGTCCCCAGTGTGGGTGGCCGTTGTGTGAGGAATGTGTCAGGAGTGTCGTTTACCATAAGGCAGaatgtgatctttttgtgaAGAACAAGGTTAAGTTCCAAAACGTGGATGATTCGACCGCCGGTTGTGTCCAGTTGGATTGCATAACTCCGTTGAGGGTTCTTCTTGCGAAGGAAGCTGATCCGGAACGGTGGAATGCGGAAATCAGTAAGATGCAAGATCACCGGGAAGAACGCAGAGGAAGTACCTCTTGGGATGCCGATCAGAAGAATGTGGTTGAATTCTTGCGAAGTGAGTGCGGTTTGAAAGATCGCTGCTCGGAAGAACTGATCCAGCAGGTAATTGGGATCTTGGAGGTGAACGCGTTTGAGGCGCGAACCAGCAGCGGATACACGATTCGAGGATTGTACCCAAAACTGGCGATCATGGCGCATTCGTGCGTTCCCAACGTGGTTCACTCGATTCATCCGAGCAAAGATTACAG ACTGACGGCACGTACGGCGATTGACGTCGAGGAGGGTTCCAAGCTGTACACAACCTACACGTACACGCTGTCCGGAACGATGGTGCGACAGGCAGCGTTGAAAAGCACCAAGTACTTCACCTGCCAGTGCAAGCGATGCCTGGATCCTACCGAACTGGGAACGCACTTTAGCTCGTTAAAGTGCCAAAAGTGCGACAACGGAGTGATCGTGTCGAGCAAACCAACAG ACGAGGAAGCTGAATGGCACTGCACCCACTGCGAGTACAAGCTCAAAGGAGCGTCGATGGCCAAAGCCATTCAAGTTATGCAAGCGGAAATCGACGAGCTAGCCTACATGGAGTACGGCCCCGAACGTCTGGAGAACTTCGAACGGGTGTTCAAAAAGTACCGCAGTGTGCTCCACCCTCTCCACTTCATCAATACCTTCATCCGAAACAGCCTGATCGAGCTGTACGGAAGAATCCCGGGCTACATGATGCCAGAGCTGCCCGACATTCTGCTCGAAAGAAAGATCGAGCTGTGCAAAGACATCCTCCGAGTGATCGACGTGTTCGAGCCGGGCAAGTCGCGATCACGTGCGATGCTGCTGTACGAACTGCACGCGCCAATCGTGGTGCTGGCCCAGTCTGAGTACGCGCATGGCTCACTGGACGGAGAACCGCTGAAGAAGCGGCTGCAGGAAGCGATCGCACTGTTGGAGGAGAGTTCGGAGATTTTAAAGTGGGAAGATCCAACGACGCCGGAGGGTATTTTGGCGAACGTTGCTAAACAGTCAATGGTTCAGCTTAGGCAGAGCATGGAAATTGCGAATCTGGGAAAATAG
- the LOC6031965 gene encoding SET domain-containing protein SmydA-8, which translates to MSKDLFTVLESPELGRYGVARRNLRAGEIIFEEQVFAIGPKASTSPLCLECASPVESGADGPKCPQCGWPLCGECVGSVVYHKGECELFVQHKVKFQNQQNSDGCCAQLDCITPLRVLLAKEADPERWNAEISMMEDHRAERCGSVYWNADQNNVVRYLRLACGLKDRCSEELIQQVIGILEVNAFEARTHRGYAVRGLYPKLAIMAHSCVRNVVHSIHPSKDYRLIARTAIDVEEGGKLYTSYTFAQDPTHYRQTTLKDSKYFSCQCERCLDPTELGTYFSSLKCRKCNKGSMVSSKPTDEEAEWHCTSCDRVLEADAMAIVTKVMQDDVGKIVYMESGTERLESYEQAFAKYSAVLEPLHYLLTSIRQSLIELYGRVPEYRLHELSDAKLERKIALCKDIMRVLDVFEPGKTRSRAIVLYEQHAPIVVLSQSLLDQGKIDIDTMKVRFEEVVVMLEECAEILEWEDPATPEGTLANLVKESIVKLTL; encoded by the exons ATGAGTAAAGATCTGTTCACGGTGCTGGAGAGCCCCGAGCTGGGCCGGTACGGAGTCGCCAGGCGTAACTTGAGGGCCGGAGAGATCATCTTCGAGGAGCAAGTGTTCGCGATCGGTCCCAAAGCGAGCACGTCGCCGCTCTGCCTGGAGTGCGCTAGCCCGGTAGAAAGCGGGGCCGACGGACCAAAGTGTCCCCAGTGTGGGTGGCCACTGTGCGGGGAATGCGTCGGGAGTGTCGTGTACCATAAAGGAGAGTGCGAGCTGTTTGTGCAGCACAAGGTCAAGTTTCAGAATCAGCAGAATTCGGACGGTTGTTGTGCCCAGTTGGATTGCATAACTCCGTTGCGGGTACTTCTTGCGAAGGAAGCTGACCCGGAACGATGGAACGCGGAAATCAGTATGATGGAAGATCATCGGGCGGAGCGTTGTGGGAGCGTGTACTGGAATGCGGATCAGAATAATGTTGTCAGATACTTGCGTCTTGCTTGCGGGTTGAAGGATCGCTGCTCGGAAGAGCTGATTCAGCAGGTGATTGGGATCTTGGAGGTGAACGCGTTTGAGGCACGAACCCACCGGGGATACGCAGTGCGGGGTTTGTACCCAAAGTTGGCGATCATGGCGCATTCGTGCGTGCGGAATGTGGTGCATTCGATTCATCCAAGCAAGGATTACAG GCTCATAGCGAGAACGGCGATCGACGTTGAGGAAGGTGGAAAGCTGTACACCAGCTATACTTTTGCGCAGGATCCAACCCACTACAGGCAGACAACGCTGAAGGACTCCAAGTACTTTTCCTGCCAGTGCGAGCGCTGTTTGGATCCAACAGAGTTGGGAACTTACTTCAGCTCTCTGAAGTGCCGGAAGTGTAACAAGGGATCGATGGTGTCGAGTAAACCAACAG ACGAGGAAGCCGAATGGCACTGCACGAGCTGCGATCGCGTACTCGAAGCAGACGCAATGGCCATCGTAACAAAGGTGATGCAGGACGATGTTGGCAAGATCGTCTACATGGAGTCCGGCACGGAGCGGCTGGAGAGCTATGAGCAGGCATTCGCAAAGTATAGCGCCGTGCTGGAACCACTGCACTACCTGTTGACCTCGATTCGGCAATCTCTGATCGAGTTGTACGGACGGGTTCCAGAATACCGACTGCACGAGCTGTCCGATGCCAAGCTGGAGCGGAAGATCGCACTGTGCAAAGACATCATGCGCGTGCTGGACGTGTTTGAGCCAGGAAAGACACGATCGCGTGCGATAGTGCTGTACGAACAGCACGCGCCAATCGTGGTGCTGAGCCAGTCGTTGCTTGATCAGGGTAAAATTGACATCGACACGATGAAGGTTCGGTTCGAAGAGGTGGTCGTGATGTTGGAGGAATGTGCCGAGATCTTGGAGTGGGAAGATCCGGCGACGCCGGAGGGTACGCTGGCGAATCTGGTCAAGGAGTCGATCGTCAAATTGACTCTCTAA
- the LOC6031962 gene encoding zinc finger protein OZF, producing the protein MSSSCVACRTRGSGMVAIFQHPNGLDQMFCSVTGIEVEHADHLCIPCYDDLKAAHLFKQKCIQNNILRVSRPGRSTAAEEKRASPDKDSTPSTNTKDETVPIAEISTTSVVREADILEEHLYLSEGDEEESRDEDGGAETEVMKISLENVEEVPGSSIHLENSTAVESKQAPVPSSSVQLGIKIVEAVKLEPIHCEECGKSFSKTSLFQKHVKSCHQAESTDEASDQQQQQDEPEHGSLATLPTVHNLMCEFCFQEFPQLAEKFEHEASHVSEQKPYKCPQCRSAFKDKVGLRSHIRIHSSVKRFKCQFCEMRFHQRGNLKAHERIHVGAKPYLCPHCGKGFAENGNLKNHIRFHTGEKPYSCSQCTKRFRTHYSRTIHMRSHSNDRPFKCSHAGCDKSFYSSGKLIVHRRVHSGEKPYHCDTCSAKFADSSGLRRHSKTH; encoded by the exons ATGAGCTCTTCCTGCGTGGCCTGCAGGACGCGCGGTTCCGGTATGGTGGCCATCTTTCAGCACCCAAACGGGCTAGACCAGATGTTCTGTTCCGTAACCGGTATAGAA GTTGAACATGCGGACCACCTGTGCATCCCGTGTTACGACGATCTGAAGGCGGCCCACCTGTTTAAGCAAAAATGCATCCAGAACAACATCCTTCGGGTGAGTCGTCCTGGAAGATCAACCGCAGCTGAAGAGAAGCGTGCTTCTCCGGACAAAGATAGCACACCCAGTACCAACACGAAAGATGAAACAGTGCCGATTGCCGAGATTTCCACAACCTCCGTCGTCCGGGAAGCGGACATTCTTGAGGAGCATTTGTATCTCTCTGAGGGAGATGAGGAGGAATCGCGAGATGAAGATGGCGGGGCTGAGACGGAAGTGATGAAGATTTCCTTGGAGAATGTAGAAGAAGTTCCGGGGTCGTCAATTCATCTTGAGAATTCTACAGCTGTGGAATCCAAACAAGCACCTGTTCCAAGCAGTAGCGTTCAGCTGGGAATAAAGATCGTAGAGGCCGTCAAACTTGAGCCGATCCATTGCGAAGAGTGTGGCAAATCATTTAGCAAAACTTCTTTGTTCCAAAAGCATGTCAAGTCGTGCCATCAAGCCGAGTCGACTGACGAAGCATCggaccaacagcagcagcaagatGAACCGGAACACGGATCGCTGGCCACCCTGCCGACGGTGCACAATCTGATGTGCGAGTTTTGCTTCCAGGAGTTTCCGCAGCTGGCTGAAAAGTTCGAGCACGAAGCAAGCCACGTGAGCGAACAAAAGCCCTACAAGTGTCCGCAGTGTCGGAGCGCGTTCAAGGATAAGGTTGGCCTGCGCAGTCACATCCGGATTCACTCATCGGTGAAGCGGTTCAAGTGCCAGTTCTGCGAGATGCGGTTTCATCAGCGGGGAAATTTGAAAG CTCACGAAAGGATTCACGTCGGTGCCAAGCCATATCTTTGTCCTCATTGCGGAAAAG GATTTGCCGAAAACGGAAATCTCAAGAATCACATCCGCTTCCACACCGGAGAGAAACCGTATTCATGCTCCCAGTGCACAAAGCGCTTCCGGACGCATTATTCGCGAACGATTCACATGCGTTCGCACAGCAACGATCGACCCTTCAAGTGCAGCCACGCAGGCTGCGACAAGAGCTTTTATTCGTCGGGGAAACTGATTGTCCACCGACGCGTACACAGCGGAGAGAAACCGTACCACTGTGACACGTGTTCGGCCAAGTTTGCCGACAGCAGTGGCTTGAGGCGACACTCGAAGACGCATTAG
- the LOC6031966 gene encoding DNA-directed RNA polymerase, mitochondrial encodes MYRMLSLRNLSRQRANRVLSAGGKSGFGARLNPELTCFQNFSLLCNQRAEGPSPVLLREEILPNKLNIIKRVHSTTTTQEKLDLLKKKKRKKSNPKKFTELLKVTDTSTKQTKTSIQNLKAQKLADFINNQISQESIPPPEEPVGPPSCAATPVDTSRWSFAETPVIYIGKDMKEVELSNETLAEILESYRVLKDLHERRQATTTAEEAGAEEELIEEVEVVEPTKGKGKSSRGKKEVDAGKKFASKYYKNSELESLARQKSFHFTLHAYLDICLTSGMINRAYATVLNYRHKRNRKCLDVEIYNILMHGYAEKGNLLKLKDIMKILKEDSIEPNAQTYAAIFECLGRLETTDELRADARTYLQEAQAKGFSMNDIMDRSKFTHDQRETVLCLFRELSPGFNPSYTAPALHYNNHLLNALNEHVPPIDGQISTGEPMAGSEIMASKAGFSREQLEDFSKAQVELELKGHLTVKSIQKFPEPTETVKNYRKELEELRKVWTKQITTALHRDVNTLKAVTESKTSRAINLFPYLKSLSVAQYTEILLDEAQMLIEGSDTFSIVTSHLHRELGKKVEARYHVEQKRTNGVLDKTCEVYNLYCDALAEGQSSDNPRQLWQRLVHENRQDGASLDIQSIAWPRAAVNGVGKFLYNVLKNDLKINVNATARGSRQVKLVPAFYSLFRYEAKVAKEQIKPHPVLIKLYRNSQQDSLKFDINLVPMLCPPQPWSTAVNGGYILAKSDLIRLPQQAHQQSERIAEASPQDMYPTLDALNQLGSIPWKINDEVLDVVLAVFNMGGNSKLDVPEPPASLAPIEETIPRNEMTGYDRFNLMRKKMTHRRKQGDMYSLWCDALYRLSLANHFRGKVFWLPQNIDFRGRVYPIPPHLNHLGHDLARCLMVFHQKKPLGPDGFNWLKLHCINLTGLKKRDSVQDRLRYADEIMDDILDSADRPLTGRMWWSHSDEPWQTLACCMEIAKVHRCPNPAKFMSGFPIHQDGSCNGLQHYAALGRDTPGAISVNLAPADVPQDVYSAVAVLVEENRAKDAANNVKVAAILEGFIKRKVIKQTVMTTVYGVTRYGARKQIARQLEYIDEFPKEWVWPASSYLTVKTFNALSEMFTSAKEIQDWFTDCARLISAVCAQNVEWITPLGLPVVQPYNRSDRPAIPSKSIQIPEHFAMDSYEKPNIMKQKNAFPPNFVHSLDSSHMMLTSLYCERAGLTFISVHDCYWTHACTVATMNKICREQFVALHSEPILEDLSKFLVQKYSYDENEITNDGSVIDLTKRKLNRILQQYPDKGDFDLRRVLNSVYFFS; translated from the exons ATGTACCGAATGTTGTCCCTCCGGAACCTGTCCCGCCAGAGGGCCAACCGCGTGCTGTCGGCGGGAGGAAAATCCGGCTTTGGGGCGCGCCTCAATCCGGAACTGACCTGCTTCCAGAACTTTTCCCTTTTATGTAACCAGCGGGCGGAAGGACCGTCGCCGGTGCTGCTCCGAGAAG aaattttaccaaataagCTGAATATAATCAAACGTGTTCATTCTACAACCACAACGCAAGAAAAGTTAGATTTATTGAAGAAGAAGAAACGCAAgaaaagtaatccaaaaaagttTACGGAACTTTTAAAAG TAACCGATACCTCAACGAAACAAACCAAAACCTCCATCCAAAACTTGAAAGCCCAAAAGTTGGCCGACTTCATCAACAACCAAATCTCGCAGGAATCGATTCCGCCCCCGGAGGAACCCGTCGGGCCGCCGTCCTGCGCCGCCACCCCGGTGGACACTTCGCGGTGGTCTTTCGCCGAAACGCCCGTCATCTACATCGGCAAGGACATGAAGGAGGTTGAGCTGTCGAACGAAACGCTGGCGGAAATCCTCGAAAGCTATCGCGTGCTCAAAGACCTGCACGAACGGCGCCAAGCGACGACAACCGCTGAGGAAGCTGGCGCGGAAGAGGAGTTgatcgaggaggtcgaagtggTTGAGCCGACGAAGGGGAAGGGAAAGTCGAGTCGGGGAAAGAAGGAGGTGGACGCAGGGAAGAAGTTTGCTTCGAAGTACTACAAGAACTCGGAGCTGGAATCGCTGGCGCGGCAGAAGAGCTTCCACTTTACGCTGCACGCCTATCTGGACATTTGTCTGACCAGTGGGATGATCAACCGGGCGTACGCAACGGTGCTGAATTATAGGCATAAGCGTAACCGAAAGTGTTTGGACGTGGAGATTTACAACATTTTGATGCATGGATACGCGGAGAAGGGAAATCTGCTGAAGCTGAAAGACATTATGAAGATCCTGAAGGAGGACAGCATCGAACCGAACGCGCAAACGTATGCCGCGATCTTTGAGTGCCTTGGTCGGTTGGAGACGACCGACGAACTGCGAGCGGATGCTCGGACCTACCTCCAGGAAGCACAAGCCAAAGGTTTTTCCATGAACGACATCATGGATCGAAGTAAGTTCACGCACGATCAACGTGAAACGGTGCTCTGTCTGTTCCGGGAGTTGTCGCCCGGGTTCAACCCAAGTTATACAGCACCGGCACTGCACTACAACAATCACCTGCTTAACGCACTCAACGAGCACGTGCCACCGATTGACGGCCAAATATCCACTGGAGAGCCGATGGCCGGATCGGAGATCATGGCTTCGAAAGCTGGATTTTCGAGGGAACAGCTTGAGGATTTCAGCAAGGCACAGGTTGAGCTGGAGCTGAAGGGTCACTTGACGGTGAAAAGTATTCAAAAGTTCCCCGAACCAACGGAAACCGTGAAGAATTACCGCAAAGAGCTCGAAGAGCTGCGCAAAGTGTGGACCAAACAGATCACCACCGCCCTTCACCGGGACGTCAACACGTTGAAAGCCGTAACGGAGTCCAAGACGAGTCGTGCCATCAACCTGTTTCCGTACCTGAAATCCCTCAGCGTGGCTCAGTACACGGAGATCCTGCTGGACGAGGCACAGATGTTGATCGAGGGCTCGGACACGTTCAGCATCGTTACGTCGCACCTGCACCGGGAGCTGGGCAAGAAGGTTGAAGCCCGGTATCACGTCGAGCAGAAGCGAACGAACGGGGTGCTCGACAAGACGTGCGAGGTGTACAACCTGTACTGTGACGCTCTGGCGGAAGGACAGAGTAGTGATAACCCGCGGCAGCTGTGGCAACGGTTGGTGCACGAAAACCGGCAGGACGGAGCCAGCTTGGACATTCAAAGCATTGCGTGGCCAAGGGCGGCGGTGAACGGGGTCGGGAAGTTCTTGTACAATGTGTTGAAGAACGACTTGAAGATTAACGTGAACGCTACGGCGAGGGGATCGCGGCAGGTCAAACTGGTGCCGGCGTTTTACTCGTTGTTCCGGTACGAAGCTAAGGTGGCCAAAGAGCAGATTAAACCGCATCCGGTGTTGATCAAACTGTACAGAAATTCGCAACAGGACTCGCTGAAGTTCGACATCAACCTGGTGCCGATGTTGTGTCCTCCCCAGCCGTGGAGTACGGCCGTCAACGGCGGGTACATCTTGGCCAAATCGGACCTCATCCGGTTGCCCCAGCAGGCGCATCAACAGTCGGAGCGGATCGCCGAAGCCAGCCCGCAGGACATGTATCCGACGCTGGACGCGCTCAACCAGCTGGGCAGTATTCCGTGGAAGATCAACGACGAAGTGCTGGACGTGGTGCTGGCGGTGTTCAACATGGGTGGCAACTCCAAGCTGGACGTTCCCGAGCCACCGGCCTCGTTGGCACCCATCGAAGAGACCATTCCGCGCAACGAAATGACCGGTTACGACCGGTTCAACCTGATGCGCAAGAAGATGACCCACCGCCGCAAGCAGGGCGACATGTACAGCTTGTGGTGCGACGCGTTGTATCGACTCTCGCTGGCGAATCACTTCCGTGGGAAGGTTTTCTGGCTGCCGCAGAACATCGACTTCCGGGGACGAGTTTACCCGATCCCGCCGCACCTGAACCACCTCGGTCACGATCTGGCCCGCTGTCTGATGGTCTTTCACCAGAAGAAACCTCTCGGCCCGGATGGGTTCAACTGGCTCAAACTGCACTGCATCAATCTTACCGGGTTGAAGAAACGCGACTCGGTCCAGGATCGGCTACGCTACGCCGACGAAATCATGGACGACATTCTGGACTCGGCTGATCGACCCCTTACCGGTCGCATGTGGTGGAGCCATTCCGACGAACCGTGGCAAACGCTGGCCTGCTGCATGGAAATCGCCAAAGTTCACCGCTGTCCGAACCCGGCGAAATTCATGAGCGGCTTCCCGATCCACCAGGACGGATCCTGCAACGGCCTGCAACACTACGCTGCCCTCGGCCGGGACACACCCGGCGCCATCAGTGTGAACCTCGCCCCGGCGGACGTCCCCCAGGATGTGTACAGTGCCGTCGCGGTGCTCGTCGAGGAAAACCGCGCCAAAGACGCGGCCAACAACGTCAAAGTGGCGGCCATCCTCGAAGGCTTCATCAAGCGCAAAGTGATCAAACAAACCGTCATGACCACCGTGTACGGTGTCACGCGTTACGGCGCCCGCAAACAGATCGCCCGCCAGCTCGAATACATCGACGAGTTCCCCAAGGAGTGGGTCTGGCCCGCGTCCAGCTATCTCACGGTGAAAACCTTCAACGCGCTCAGCGAGATGTTCACCTCGGCCAAGGAAATCCAGGACTGGTTCACCGACTGTGCCCGTCTCATCTCGGCCGTGTGCGCCCAGAACGTCGAGTGGATTACCCCGCTGGGACTGCCCGTGGTGCAGCCGTACAACCGCTCAGACCGGCCCGCCATCCCGTCCAAATCGATCCAGATCCCCGAACACTTTGCCATGGACTCGTACGAAAAGCCCAACATTATGAAGCAAAAGAACGCCTTCCCGCCCAACTTTGTGCACTCGCTGGATTCGAGCCACATGATGCTGACGTCGCTGTACTGCGAGCGGGCCGGCCTCACCTTCATCTCCGTGCACGACTGCTACTGGACGCACGCCTGCACGGTGGCCACCATGAACAAG ATTTGCCGCGAACAGTTTGTCGCGCTGCACTCCGAACCCATCCTGGAAGATCTGTCCAAGTTCCTCGTGCAGAAGTACAGCTACGACGAAAA CGAAATAACCAACGACGGCTCGGTGATAGATCTGACCAAGCGCAAGCTGAACCGCATCCTGCAGCAGTACCCGGACAAGGGCGACTTTGACCTGCGCCGGGTGCTGAACTCGGTGTACTTCTTCAGCTAA
- the LOC6031963 gene encoding SET domain-containing protein SmydA-8 codes for MMSAELYKVLECPEMGRYGVASRDLRAGEIAYEDTPFAVGPSVGSAPLCLECACPVDGCAGGARCPRCGWPLCEECGAEIEASVYHKAECELFAKHGVKFQNVEDSSEACVQLDCITPLRVLLAKEANPDRWNAEIVMMEDHRAERDGNAFWKADQSNVVAFLRDSCGLKDRCSEELIQKVIGILDVNAFEAHTCSLRGLYPKMGIMAHSCVTNLAHTVHPSKGYRLIARAAVDIEEGAMLCTTYTHLLAGTRTRQAELQRTKYFTCQCKRCLDPTELGTHFSSMKCQKCDNGLVESTKPTDEEAEWKCTHCEHKLKGALIAKAIQVMQAEIDELAYMEYGPERLESFERVFKKFRSVLHPLHFINTSIRHSLIELYGRIPGYMMQELPDILLERKIELCKDILRVIDVFEPGKSRSRAMLLYELHAPIVVLAQSEFSQGSLGGEPLKKRLQEAVQLLEECTEMLEWEDPTTPEGTLADVAKQSLVQLKRTVQVLP; via the exons ATGATGAGTGCCGAATTGTACAAGGTGCTGGAATGTCCGGAGATGGGCCGGTACGGAGTGGCGTCCCGTGACCTGCGAGCTGGAGAAATTGCATACGAAGACACGCCGTTTGCGGTCGGACCGAGCGTTGGGAGTGCGCCGTTGTGCTTGGAGTGTGCCTGCCCGGTAGATGGCTGTGCCGGCGGAGCTCGATGTCCCCGGTGTGGATGGCCACTGTGCGAGGAGTGTGGAGCCGAGATTGAAGCAAGCGTGTACCATAAGGCAGAGTGCGAGTTGTTTGCGAAGCACGGAGTCAAGTTTCAAAATGTGGAAGATTCTTCCGAAGCGTGTGTACAGTTGGATTGCATAACTCCGTTGAGGGTGTTGCTCGCGAAGGAAGCTAACCCAGACCGGTGGAATGCGGAAATCGTCATGATGGAAGATCATCGGGCAGAACGGGACGGAAATGCCTTCTGGAAGGCGGATCAGAGCAACGTGGTCGCATTTCTGCGGGATAGCTGTGGTCTGAAGGATCGCTGCTCCGAAGAACTTATCCAGAAGGTGATTGGAATTCTGGACGTGAACGCATTCGAAGCGCACACTTGTTCTCTGCGTGGTCTCTACCCCAAGATGGGTATCATGGCGCATTCGTGCGTTACCAACTTGGCCCACACGGTGCATCCGAGTAAAGGTTACAG GCTCATTGCCAGGGCAGCGGTCGATATTGAGGAGGGTGCAATGTTGTGCACAACCTACACGCATTTGTTGGCCGGCACCAGAACCAGGCAGGCGGAACTTCAAAGAACAAAGTATTTCACCTGCCAGTGCAAGCGATGTCTGGATCCGACAGAACTTGGAACGCACTTTAGCTCGATGAAGTGTCAAAAGTGTGACAACGGGCTGGTCGAATCGACTAAGCCAACAG ACGAGGAAGCGGAATGGAAATGTACCCACTGCGAACACAAACTCAAAGGAGCCTTAATAGCCAAAGCCATTCAAGTTATGCAGGCGGAAATCGACGAGCTAGCATACATGGAGTACGGCCCCGAACGCCTGGAGAGCTTCGAACGCGTGTTCAAAAAGTTCCGCAGCGTGCTCCATCCCCTCCACTTTATCAACACCTCAATTCGACACAGCCTGATCGAGCTGTACGGGCGAATCCCAGGCTACATGATGCAGGAGCTGCCCGACATCCTGCTCGAAAGAAAGATCGAGCTGTGCAAAGACATCCTCCGTGTGATCGACGTGTTCGAGCCGGGCAAGTCGCGATCACGTGCGATGCTGCTGTACGAACTGCACGCGCCAATCGTGGTGCTGGCGCAGTCCGAGTTTAGCCAGGGTAGTTTGGGGGGCGAACCGCTGAAGAAACGACTGCAAGAAGCAGTCCAACTGTTGGAGGAATGTACAGAGATGCTAGAGTGGGAAGATCCTACGACGCCGGAGGGGACATTGGCGGATGTGGCGAAACAGTCGCTGGTTCAGTTGAAACGAACGGTTCAAGTGCTGCCTTGA